A single region of the Triticum dicoccoides isolate Atlit2015 ecotype Zavitan chromosome 2B, WEW_v2.0, whole genome shotgun sequence genome encodes:
- the LOC119366294 gene encoding cysteine protease 1-like — MAGRGAAAAAVALVLLVIFAASSPAAAAHVDEAAEHGARGMTRRTETDVRAMFDAWLARHGRSYNALAEYVRRLRAFRDNLDFVDAHNARAAQRGGFRLGMNRFADLTNAEFRAAYLGAGAAGRAGNAVGERYRYHAEDVLPASVDWREKGAVAPVKNQGQCGSCWAFSTVAAVEGVNKIVTGDLVKLSEQELVDCSRNGQNSGCNGGIMDDAFDFIVRNGGIDTEEDYPYTAKEGRCDLAKKARKVVSIDGFEDVPADDEASLMKAVAHQPVSVAIEAGGREFQLYESGVFTGRCGTELDHAVLAVGYGTEADGGKDYWLVRNSWGPGWGEGGYIRMERNVTARAGKCGIAMFASYPVKNGPNPKPAPPAPEEKCERYSSCPAGSTCCCTYGVRNVCLAWGCCPAEGATCCRDRATCCPSEYPVCNAGKRTCAKSKGSPYAVDALPRTPAKLQRTAVSELVDSIFSI, encoded by the coding sequence ATGGCAGGTCGCGGAGCGGCCGCCGCAGCGGTCGCCTTGGTGCTCCTCGTCATCTTCGCCGCCTCCTCGCCTGCAGCCGCCGCCCACGTCGACGAAGCGGCTGAGCATGGTGCGCGGGGGATGACGCGGCGGACGGAGACGGATGTGCGGGCGATGTTCGACGCGTGGCTGGCACGGCACGGCCGCTCCTACAACGCGCTCGCCGAGTACGTCCGCCGGCTCCGCGCGTTCCGGGACAACCTCGACTTCGTCGACGCCCACAACGCCCGTGCCGCGCAGCGCGGCGGGTTCCGCCTCGGGATGAACCGCTTCGCCGACCTCACCAACGCCGAGTTCCGCGCCGCCTACCTcggcgccggcgccgctggcaGGGCCGGCAACGCCGTGGGCGAGCGCTACAGGTACCATGCCGAGGACGTGCTGCCGGCGTCCGTGGACTGGAGGGAGAAGGGCGCGGTCGCGCCCGTCAAGAACCAGGGCCAGTGCGGCAGCTGCTGGGCGTTCTCCACGGTCGCCGCGGTGGAAGGCGTCAACAAGATCGTCACCGGGGACCTCGTGAAGCTGTCCGAGCAGGAGCTCGTGGACTGCTCGCGCAACGGGCAGAACAGCGGGTGCAACGGCGGCATCATGGACGACGCCTTCGACTTCATCGTCCGGAACGGCGGCATCGACACCGAGGAGGACTATCCCTACACGGCCAAGGAGGGCAGGTGCGACCTCGCCAAGAAGGCCCGCAAGGTCGTGTCCATCGACGGCTTCGAGGACGTGCCCGCCGACGATGAGGCGTCGCTGATGAAGGCCGTGGCGCACCAGCCGGTGAGCGTCGCCATCGAGGCCGGCGGGCGCGAGTTCCAGCTCTACGAGTCCGGGGTATTCACGGGGCGGTGCGGCACGGAGCTTGACCACGCCGTGCTCGCGGTGGGCTACGGCACGGAGGCGGACGGCGGCAAGGACTACTGGCTCGTGCGCAACTCGTGGGGTCCGGGCTGGGGCGAGGGCGGCTACATCCGGATGGAGCGCAACGTGACCGCGCGCGCCGGCAAGTGCGGCATCGCCATGTTCGCGTCCTACCCCGTCAAGAACGGGCCCAACCCAAAGCCGGCACCACCGGCGCCGGAGGAGAAGTGCGAGCGCTACAGTTCGTGTCCGGCGGGGAGCACGTGCTGCTGCACGTACGGCGTGAGGAACGTGTGCCTTGCATGGGGATGCTGCCCGGCCGAGGGCGCCACCTGTTGCAGGGACCGGGCGACCTGCTGCCCGTCGGAGTACCCCGTCTGCAACGCTGGGAAACGAACCTGCGCCAAGAGCAAGGGAAGTCCGTACGCCGTGGATGCGCTGCCCCGGACGCCGGCGAAGCTACAGAGGACGGCGGTCTCAGAGCTTGTTGATTCGATATTTTCGATCTAG